In the genome of Streptomyces sp. SLBN-118, the window CGCGTCGAAGGCGGGCTGGACGGAGGCGATCAGGCCGAACTCGGCGAAGTCGGCGATGGTTTCGGGGGTGAGCATCTCGGCGTGCTCGACGCGGTGGCGGGCGGCCCGGATACGGGCGAGGCCGAGCGAGTCGGCCGCGTTCCTCAGGCCTTCGGTGACCGTGGTCAGAGCGGCGTCGCCGATGGCATGGAAGCCGGCCTGCAGCCCGGCCTCGGTGCAGGCGGCGACATGAGCGGCCACGTCCGCGGCGTCCAGGTGCTGGGCGCCGGTGTGCGGGGCATCGGCGTACGGGGTGTGCAGGCAGGCGGTGTGCGAGCCGAGGGAGCCGTCGACGAAGAGGTCCCCGGCCGCGCCGATCGCACCGAGTTCACGGATACGCAGCGCGTCCTTCGCATTCGCGACCCGTTCGGCCCAGTAGCCGACGACCCTCGGCCCGGCTTCCGTCTCGGCCAGGGCCAGCAGGGACAGGAAGTCGTCCTCGTCGGAGATGTCGGGTCCGGCGCATTCGTGGACGGTTCCGATGCCCAGTGACGCGGCGCGGGCGAGTGCGGCCCGCTGGGCAGCGGCGCGCTGCTGTGGGGTGATCGCGCCGTGGGCCGCCGCGCGCACGGCGTGGTGGGCAGCCGCGGTGAGCGGCGCGTCCGGGTGGTAGCCGGTGCGTGTGGTGACACCGGGGACCAGGTCGAGCAGGGCGGTGGTGACGACGGCGGAGTGGACGTCGATCCGGGGCAGATAGAGGGGCCGTCCGCCGGTCGCCTCGTCCAGTTCGGCGCGGGACGGCGGACGCTGCTCGGGCCAGCGCATGGCGTCCCAGCCATGCCCGAGGAGCACCGTGTCGGCCCGGTGTGCGGCGCTGTGCTCGCGTACGAGGCGGAGCGCGTCGGCGAGGCTGTCCGCCCGGGACAGGTCGAGCCCGGTGAGCGCCAGGCCCGTCGCCGTGGTGTGCACATGTGCGTCGGTGAACGCCGGGGTGACCAGTGCCCCTTCGAGGTCGACCACTTCGTCGACGCCTGCGGCGAAGGCGTCGGCTGCGCCCTCGGAGCCCACCCAGGCGACATGCCCTCGTTCGACGACCATCGCCGTGGCGAAGGGATCGGCGGGGCTGTGGACTTCTCCACCGCGCAGCAGCACGGTGCGGTCTTCGCTCTGGGGGGCGGCGCTCTCGGTCATGGGACCAGACTAGATACGCGGCGGGCGTGCCTCGTACGGGGTGGACAGCACGACGGTCGTACGCGTGGACACCCCGGACAGCGAGCGGATGCGGGTGAGCAGGTGCTCCAGCTCCAGCGGGGTGGGGACGCGCACCTTGAGGATGTAGTTCTCGTCGCCCGCGACGCTGTGGCAGGCCTCGATCTCGGGCACGTCGGCCAGGCGTTCCGCGATGTCGTCGGGCGCGCTCGGGTCGAAGGGCTTGACCGAGATGAACGCGGTGAGCGGCAGCCCGACCGCCTCCGGGTCGACGACCGCTGCGTAGCCGCGAATGACGCCACGCTGCTCCAGGCGGCGGACGCGCTGATGAACCGCCGATGTGGACAGGCCGGTGGCCTTGCCCAGGTCGGTGTAGCTCATCCGCCCGTCCTTGACGAGCAATTCCACGATCTGTCTGTCCAGCTCCTCCATGCGATCAACCTATTGCCCCGGGCAGCTTCCGGCACAGTCTGCGGAGGCACACGGAGGCACCTGCGGCGGGCATGTGACCAATGCCACAGGTTTGCGGGCCGGTCCGTCGTGACCGCACGGTTACCTCCCGGGCGGGTGGGGAATTGCTTGCTGTGGTCGAGGCCGCATGTGCCTGGTCGGCCCACCAGAGGGGGAGATTCTCCATGCAGAGTGTCAAGAACAGCGGACGTACCGAACCGGAACCTGTTGATTCGGCCGAACCGGCTGAGATCGACGAGCTCGACGCGTACGACACTTTTGAGATGTACCGGGTCATCTGCCCGGACTGCGCACAGCCGATCGCGCTGCTGG includes:
- a CDS encoding Lrp/AsnC family transcriptional regulator, whose protein sequence is MEELDRQIVELLVKDGRMSYTDLGKATGLSTSAVHQRVRRLEQRGVIRGYAAVVDPEAVGLPLTAFISVKPFDPSAPDDIAERLADVPEIEACHSVAGDENYILKVRVPTPLELEHLLTRIRSLSGVSTRTTVVLSTPYEARPPRI
- a CDS encoding amidohydrolase, whose amino-acid sequence is MTESAAPQSEDRTVLLRGGEVHSPADPFATAMVVERGHVAWVGSEGAADAFAAGVDEVVDLEGALVTPAFTDAHVHTTATGLALTGLDLSRADSLADALRLVREHSAAHRADTVLLGHGWDAMRWPEQRPPSRAELDEATGGRPLYLPRIDVHSAVVTTALLDLVPGVTTRTGYHPDAPLTAAAHHAVRAAAHGAITPQQRAAAQRAALARAASLGIGTVHECAGPDISDEDDFLSLLALAETEAGPRVVGYWAERVANAKDALRIRELGAIGAAGDLFVDGSLGSHTACLHTPYADAPHTGAQHLDAADVAAHVAACTEAGLQAGFHAIGDAALTTVTEGLRNAADSLGLARIRAARHRVEHAEMLTPETIADFAEFGLIASVQPAFDAAWGGDTGMYARRLGVDRARTLNPYAALLRAGVPLAFGSDSPVTPLDPWGTVRAAAFHRTSGHRISVRAAFTAHTRGGWRAVGRDDAGALVPGAPADYALWRTGELVVQAPDDRVARWSTDPRSGTPGLPELTPGAELPVCLRTVVFGRTVYERPNE